From Coriobacteriia bacterium, the proteins below share one genomic window:
- a CDS encoding carboxypeptidase regulatory-like domain-containing protein, with protein sequence MRRIIARVALAAALVVALTIPLAAQATPALPTPADGERVALDAVMGPAYQHAGTWYCDGVVMTGDQYLAGVAVVRPVVTIEYRTAENAFVSTQTVPVPCGVLNVYDTVIGGYYTFFHFIQNVPDGAEESKTTLAANDVPGEPGFPSRHYGIAASNAVRQAWGQNEGLSLGRTPDSEIDTTTLSSGRPTYEVWMTNNTTHTVGPLYVVGNEVQGPSSMNVAPLDTLEMQADDPEKSARLLPGETTTFTVQGLNSMLAPGNQRFYHWNLWIEAEPMPALVGTVTCGGRALSGAHVEVSGRPMAHTNASGRYGVLDVTPGIRYVGYSKPGFHSRTVEVAMLPGVDASRDVTLTTTPKFSWVNPTSVQKTYSRKRGKATYTLSATVKGDDNAPVQWIKVYLQVRKPGSSTWTNVGGYKTSTSTGKVTRTFTSTVKSTRYYRWALKSGQAGVIGSAKSSQRKVIVR encoded by the coding sequence ATGAGACGCATCATCGCTCGGGTCGCTCTGGCAGCCGCGCTCGTGGTGGCGCTCACCATTCCGCTCGCCGCCCAAGCAACCCCTGCCCTGCCCACACCGGCTGACGGGGAACGCGTCGCGCTTGATGCTGTCATGGGACCGGCGTACCAGCATGCGGGCACGTGGTACTGCGATGGTGTCGTCATGACCGGGGACCAGTATCTTGCGGGTGTAGCCGTGGTCCGCCCGGTTGTCACGATCGAATACCGCACGGCAGAGAACGCGTTCGTCTCGACACAGACCGTCCCAGTACCCTGCGGCGTGCTGAATGTGTACGACACGGTCATCGGCGGCTACTACACGTTCTTCCACTTCATCCAGAACGTGCCCGACGGTGCCGAAGAGAGCAAGACGACGCTCGCGGCAAACGATGTGCCGGGTGAGCCCGGCTTCCCTAGCCGCCACTACGGCATCGCGGCGAGCAACGCTGTCCGGCAGGCATGGGGCCAGAACGAGGGTTTGTCGCTGGGGCGGACGCCTGACAGCGAGATCGATACGACGACGCTGAGCTCTGGACGACCGACCTACGAAGTGTGGATGACGAACAACACCACGCACACCGTGGGTCCGCTCTATGTGGTGGGTAACGAGGTGCAAGGCCCGTCCAGCATGAACGTGGCGCCCCTCGACACCTTGGAGATGCAGGCGGACGACCCGGAGAAGTCGGCCCGATTGCTGCCGGGTGAGACGACCACGTTCACGGTCCAGGGATTGAATTCCATGCTTGCACCCGGCAACCAGCGGTTCTACCACTGGAACCTCTGGATCGAGGCCGAGCCCATGCCGGCGCTTGTCGGAACGGTGACCTGTGGTGGGCGAGCGCTATCCGGTGCGCACGTGGAGGTGTCCGGTCGGCCGATGGCGCACACGAACGCTTCCGGGAGGTACGGCGTTCTCGATGTGACGCCCGGTATTCGCTACGTCGGGTACTCGAAGCCGGGATTCCACTCGCGAACGGTTGAAGTGGCGATGCTGCCCGGAGTCGATGCGAGCAGGGACGTCACCCTGACCACGACCCCCAAGTTCTCCTGGGTCAACCCTACGTCGGTGCAGAAGACCTACTCACGCAAGCGCGGCAAGGCCACCTACACGCTGTCGGCGACGGTGAAGGGTGACGACAACGCGCCGGTGCAGTGGATCAAGGTCTATCTGCAGGTGCGCAAGCCGGGGTCGAGCACATGGACGAATGTGGGCGGGTACAAGACCAGTACTTCGACGGGCAAGGTCACGCGTACCTTCACCTCGACGGTGAAGTCGACGCGCTACTACCGCTGGGCGCTCAAGTCCGGGCAGGCCGGCGTTATCGGGTCGGCAAAGTCCTCGCAGCGCAAGGTGATCGTGCGTTAG